CAGATGCATTTTCTTTTACAAAAGAGTTAATTGAAGGATGGCTTCAAAAGAAACCTGATAATCCTGCACCAATTATCATTAATATTTCTGATGGATTGCCATATACAGGAGACTCAATTGATACTGCAAAGAATAATGCTATTTCTGTATCAAAAGAAATAATGAATATCAATTCAGCAGACGGTAACCCTTTAATCTTTAACTGTCATTTAGGAGTAGGACAATCTCACAGTTTTAATGAAAGTGAAAATGAACTTTCAGACGACCAAGCAAAATTTTTATTCAAAATTTCAAGTAAAGTTCCCGAATCTTACAAACAAGCAGCGGTCAAACAGGATTTTCAAGCTAAACCTGAATCAAGAGGGTTTGTTTCTAATGCAGATGCTCAAGCATTTATACAATTTATTAACTTTGGTTCTTCTGGTGGTTCAGACAAAATCGCTTAATCTTTAAATTGACTAGATGCAAATATCAATTAAAGGATATATCACGGCAAAAGAATCAGAATTATTTTATGACTGTGCCGACAGATATGCTTATAACAAATCGCAAAACAAATTCGCTATTTCTGATGGTGTATCTAAATCTTTCTTTCCCAAAATTTGGGCTGACGTATTAGTGAATAAATGGGTTGATTCTAAAGAATTTGATGAAGCTAAATTTATTTTAGACTGTCAAAAGGACTGGCTAAATCAAGTAACTGAAATCGTCAATAAGCCTGATTCAAAGTGGTTCACAAAAAATGCTTTCAATAGAAAAGAATCTGGATTGGCAACTTTTGTTGGGTTAAGATTCTACAAGAAAAAGAAAGAATGGTTTTGGAAAGCAGATGCGTTAGGCGATAGTTTTTTGTTTTTTGTCCCAAAAAAAATCAAAGATTTTTCAAAGGAATGTATTGTTTTATCTTCAAAACAAGAGCCCATTGTTTTTGACAATTTCCCAGATTATTTGAGCAGTTTAGGAAACAATCACAAAGGAGAGAAACAGTTGAAAGAAAATCTTTTGACTTCTGGCACATTCTATTTAATGACAGATGCTCTTGCAGAATGGTTCTTGAATGAAAAGGAAGATGCTATTAGTAAAATTAATGTTTGGCAAAATCAAAAAGATTTTGAACGTTTTGTGGTTGAAGAAAGGTACAATAAAAAACTAGGAAATGACGATTCAGCAATCCTAATGATTACGATTATAGAAGATGAAAAAGACGTATTAGACTATGTTTTAGAGGATGTTTCTGATATTAATGAACTTATAAAAGATGAACAAAAGGAAATTGAGGTTTCTAAAAAAGGTAAAGAAGAAGAATTAATTCTTCAAAAAGAAAACTCAAATTCTGAAATATCATCAGAAGAAATCAAACAAGAGGAACCTTTAGAAAAAGAACTACCTGAAGAAATAAAAACTGAAAATGAAAAGCAAAAGAAAGGATTCCTCAAACGAATATTCGGGAAAGAAGAAAATGTGGATTCTACTGAAGAAGTAGAAAAATCAGAAAAACACCAGAAAGAAGAAGAAGAAGAACCTTCTTCAAAAGACCGAGAAAATAAAATCGAGATTGAGAAACCTGATGATTCAGAAAAGAACGAAAGCCAAGAAAGTGAAACAATAAGTGAAAAAGAATCTGAGGTAAAAGACACAATACCAAAGAACTCTCCTAAAAATGCTATAGATAAATTCTAATTATGTCAAATTATCCATCCAGAACAGACATTGTAACCGCAATGCGAAATCCGCACGTTAGTTTTAAATCAAACGAAATAATTGGTGGTTCCGTTATTCAGAAAGGTTCAAGAATAATTCAATATTCCGGAGGCTATACAACTGTATTTCCATTTCATAAGCAAACAGGAAATAAAGTAGCTGTTCGACTTTGGATTGCAGACATTGGAGATGCAAAAAAACGTTCACTTGAAATTTCTAATTATTTAGAAAATTTGAATAACGCATATTTCGCAGGATTCAAATATATTGATGATGCAATATTAGTAAATGGTACGTTACATCCAATTGTTCTTATGGATTGGGTGGATGGTCAAACTCTAAAAGAATATATTAACTCCAATATTACAGACACATCTAAAATTCTTGGTTTAGCCGAGAAATTCAAAGAAATGACAGCGTATTTCCATAAAGAAAATATAGCTCACGGAGATTTACAGCACGGAAATATTTTAGTAAAAAGTGATGGTTCACTTGTCGCTATTGATTATGATTCAATGTTTATTGAACCATTAAACGGAATGTCCGACACCATAAAAGGTTTACCAGGTTACCAACATCCTACGAGGCATAGTAATCAATTTGTAAATTCAAGATTGGACTACTTCTCTGAACTTGTAATATATCTTTCTCTTTTAATTTATGCTGATACACCTAAATTATGGGATGACTACTATGAAACAGAAGATTTGCTTTTTTCAAAAGATGACTTTGCAAACCCAAGCAATTCAAAGCTAATTAGCAGTCATTTAAAATCGGCCAATCCAACAATTTCTGAACTTACTGAAAAGATGGTGGAGGAATTAAAAGCTACTGATATTTCTCAATTACGCCCTTTAGAAGACTTGTTGATAAATAGACGAGAAGTAGCCAAGGATAATATTTTTGATAAGTGGGAGAAGCAACCAAATCCAGCTGTAAAAAAAAAAGTCTCGTTGCCTGATAAAAATGACATCACAAACAAATTTTAATGGTAAAAGCTTACTTCGAAAATATTCATCTCCAAATCATTCATCATATCGAGAATGCACAATCTGATATTAAGATTTGTGTTGCTTGGTTTACTGATTTTGAAATCTATTCAAAATTGGTTGACAAACTAAAAGAAGGATTGAATATAGAAGTAATTGTTGCAAATCATAAGTTCAATAAAAAATCAAGAGTTGATTTTAAAGACTTCTTAAAATTCAAAGGTAAGGTAGGTTACATAGGTAATCTTAACGATAGTTCTAGGGATAGTTTTATGCACAACAAATTCTGCATCATAGACAATAACATTGTAATTACTGGTTCATATAATTGGTCATTTAAAGCAAGAATGAATGATGAAAACATCCTAATCATACAAGATGATAGTTCATTGACAAAACAATTTGAAAACAAGTTTTTTGACCTTAAGCCGCAATTTGGATTTGCGATTAAAAACAATAAAGTGGCATTGCTACCCATAGAAAATATAATGGCGAAATGGGATAAGAAGCCAGCTGGTAAAAAAACGTCAAACAATACTTCAAATATTTTAGACAAATTTTAATTTATGGCAAATAAGCAGGACATATTAACATCTATAAAAAATCTAGACCTCTTCTTAAAAGTTCTTGCTTTAAAAGGTGCAAAAGCTAGAATCAATAAAAATGGAAATCCATTTGTTTATGTAGGTGGTTTCAATATGGTATTTCAATTGACCCATAAAAGTAAAAAATGGGCATTTCGGGTTTGGCACGTTCCAATGGGCGAAAATAAAGAACGCTATTTAAACATATCAAAATACTTAACCTCTAAAAAGTTACCCTATTTCGCAGAGTTTATATATGACGAAAAAGGACTCCTTGTAAATGGTGAATTGGTTGATACGATAAGAATGGAATGGTTGGATGGTATGCTTTTCAAAGAATACATTGAAAAGCATCTAACGAACTCATCAATATTAGTTTCATTAGCCGATAATTTCTTAAAAATGTGCCAAGATTTAAGGGATAACCAAATTTCTCACGGAGACTTGCAAGAAGGTAATATTTTAGTAACCGAAAATGGAAATATAAAGTTAGTAGATTACGATTCTATTTGTATTCCAGAAATTGAAGGTCAAAAAGAATTTGTAACGGGGCTTAAAGGTTATCAACATCCATCACGTTTTAAAGGTGGAAAAACCTCTTTAAAAGCTGATTACTTTTCAGAATTGATTATTTATTTGTCAATTCTCGCCATAGCTGAAAAACAAGAACTTTGGGAAAAATATCAAGTTAAAGACACACAATATTTATTATTTTCCGAAACTGATTTCGAAGATTTAGAAAATTCAAAAATCTATAAAGACTTATCTGGCCTTTCTTTAAAAATTGACAAGCTTCTTGCTATTTTAATTGAATATTTAAAAACTGTAAATTATACAGAATTAAAACCTTTCCTCCTTTATTTGGCTCCTCCTGTGATAACAAAATTCACAAGTGACAAAGAAGTATTAATGCAAGGGAGTGAAATGAGCCTTGCTTGGGAAGTTGAAAACGCATTAAAAGTCTCAATAAATAATGGTATAAATGAAGTTGAGCATATTGGAACTGAAATTTTAAAACCACAAGATAATTTTGAATACGTTTTAACTGCAATCGGTTTTAATGAAACCGTTGTTAAAAAACTTGAAATAAAGGTGTTTCCAACACCGATTATAAAAAGTATTCAAGTCCCAATTCCATTGTTTGAGAAAACGACCAATTTAGAAGTAAATCTTCCAGAATTTCCACATATAGAATTAGGAATAAATAATTTATCCAATAACCTAAATGTGAACTTCAACAATAATATTAATAGTTCTTTTGAAGAAATAAAGTTCAACTCACTTGATAAAAATTTCAGCAGCCTAAATGCAAAAAAAGGAGGTTTGAAGAATGTTTTTCAAGCCATAAATAATAGTAAAATCATATCCAGAATATTTAAGAATCAACCGAATGAAAAGAATTAACAGATTTTTTTGGTGGTGTGCAGGCGCCAATATTGAAATTTTAAAAGAATGTCCTACTGACCACTCAAAATATTTCGGTGTAGGTGGAACAATCGTATTTACGGCATTAATGGCGAGTTTTGCTGGAGGCTATGCTTTTTTTACAGCGTTTAAATCTGTAATGCCATCCTTATTTTTTGGTGCATTTTGGGGTTTGTTAATTTTTAACTTAGACCGATATATAGTTTCAACAATAGGAAAAGGCGATGGAACACAAAAAATTACAAAGGAGGAATGGAAAATAGCAGCACCACGGTTATTGATGGCCGTTCTTTTAGGATTTGTAATTTCTACACCTTTGGAGTTAAAGATATTTGAAACAGAAATACAAACGGTTGTTGAACGATTGAAGATTGACAAGGCTGAAGATTTAAAAGGTAGAGATGTTTCATTTAATGACGAATATGATAAACTTAATAATCGATTAACAAAAGTTGAAAGTGATATAAGTAATTTAACTAATAATAAAAAGAAACTGACTGAAAATGCGGGGGCTTATTATGAAGAACGAAAGAGTGAGTTAAAAGTAGATTCTAAACAGAAAGAATCTGAACTGAACTCGGTTCAAAGTAAAGTAAATAGATTACATAGCAATTACATCAGAGCTATAAATGATTCCCTACCATTAAGTACAATTAGTAGTCGTAAATACACAAGAGATGTTCAAATAGGTGTTAGAAATAAATTGAGAGAAGAGAAAAAAGAATTAGACCATCAAATTGTAGAATTAACAGAAAATAAAGGAGAAGCTATAACAAATGAACAACAAAAGATTGATAAACAGATTTCATTATTGATTACTGAAAAAGAATCATTGTTGGATAAAAAAACACAGATGGAAACTACCCGAACTGCCAAACGGGAAAATTATGACAATAAAGTAGAAAATTATGATGGTTTTGCGGCTCACCTTGAAGCATTGAGTATTTTAACTAGTGAAAAGTCAGCAATTTTTTGGGCAAAATGGCTAATCACACTTTTATTTATTTTTATTGAAGTAGCTCCAGTTTTGTTTAAACTGATGGCAGAATCAGGGCCTTATGACGATATAATGGATCGGCTGAAACATGAATCTTTTGTGAGAGAGAAACAAAAAATATCAGATATAAATGATAGTATAAACACTTCAATAAAAATCTCAACAGAGAAAAATCAGAATAGGCTCGATGCAGAGATTGCAGGAAACAAGGCTTTGCTCAATAAAATGGCTTTAGCACAAGCAGAAATTGCTGAAATCGCAGTAGAAAAATGGAAAGAAGAAGAATTGAAAAAATTGAATAATGGTGTTAATCATATCATAAATAACAACGGTCAAGAAAAAAACGAAACATCTGAAAAATCAAATGGTTAGAAAAATAAAAATTGTTTTAGTAATATTGATGTTTCTATGCTTGTTAGATATGCCTTATGGATTTTATCAATTTGTCCGATTTGTAGCATTAATTGGATTTGCAATTTTGGCATATAAAGCGAATGAAGAAAATAAAAATACGGAAATGACTATTTATGGTGGACTTGCAGTACTCTTTCAACCGTTTTTTAAAATCGCACTTGGAAGAGAAATGTGGAACATTGTGGACGTGATTGTCGGAATTGGACTTATTACAAGTCTGTTTATGAATAGAACAAAAAGCCAACGCTAAAAAGCCATACACATTTGCAATTCGCACCAGCCAACGCTACGCCAAAAATTGCAAAAGAGTATGTCTTGCCAACGCTCACTTCCGAACGAACAGAAAACCTCGGAAAACCAAGCAGGACGTGGAAAGCCTGTGTACAACAACGTATAAAAAAAATTGCTGGTAAAAGCCAATTTACGAAAGTCCTCGCGGACTTTCTATTTGGTTTTTATTTGCTAAATTTAGTGTTTAAAACACGCAACTTTTCTTATACAACAACGTTGCAAGTAATTGGCGGAAACCACTCAGACACTTGAAATTTGCGGTTCAAAACTCTTGAATTTAAAAACGGAAAAAAGCTAGACACTCTCTCGCTCGGCAAAATTTGTAAAATTGGAGAGTTTTAGAAATTTAATCAAAATCAATTTACTCAAACCTTGAGAACCCCAAATTGCGGAATTTAGCAAAATGCCGGAATTTTCACTCAAACCCTGAATTTAGCAAGTTTAAGGAATTTAGCAAAACACGAAAAATCTAGAGCCTGAAATTCACTCAAACCTTGAATGACAAACTTGGCGGAATTACCACTCAAACGTTGAATTTTGAAAAATGAAAAAATACTACAAACTGAAAAAAAAACCAACTACTTGCAACACCGTTTATAAAAAATTGCTAAATTGTGCCTTATCAAAACTAGTCGCGTTTTTGTAAACCCCTATTTTCCTTCGGAAAATAGCCGTTCACTTTTAAACGCAACTTTCCCATAAACAACAACGTTGCCCACAATTTGAGAGAAACCGAACAAATATTATTAATTCTGGATTTAGACGAAACTCTAATCCACGCAACTGAAAAGAAACTCGATATCGAATCTGATTTTCAGTATGCGGAATATTTCGTTTATAAACGCCCGAATTTAATTGAATTTCTGACAGAAATGAACGAACACTTTAAACTTGCTGTTTGGTCATCTGCTGACGATAAATATGTAAATGATGTTGTAAATTTAATTAAACCGACTGAAATAGAATTTGAATTTGTTTGGGCAAGAAGTAGATGTACTTTAAAACGTGATTATGAATTGGATAAATATGTGCGAGAAAAAAGATTAAAAAAAATAAAGAAACAAGGTTTCCGACTTGAGAAATCTCTGATTGTAGATGATTCACCTGAAAAGACAAGAGATAATTTTGGAAACGCAATTTATGTGCAACCCTACGAAGGAAATTTAAAAGACAACGAATTGACTCTACTCTCTGAATTTCTTAAGTCTATTAAGGATTCTGAAAATGTGAGAGGAATTGAAAAAAGAGGTTGGCGGAATAAAAACTGTGGGCAACACCGTATATAATTCATTGCTAGTACTCGCCTACTTACGAAAATCCTCGCGGATTTTCTATTCGGTTTTTATTTGCTAAATTTAGTGTTTAAACCACGCAACAAACCATATACGTATTCCAAGATCAAATCCTAATAAAATTTAGTTTTTTTTAAGCCATATGATTTTGAAGTACAACATAGGGCGTTCCTCTTTTAACAACCGCAAATGCTCTTGCTATTAGTTTATTTCTCACATTGTTTATCGCTAACATTTTATCTTTTCCTTCTGCTAATTTTTTTTGATAATATAACTTTAGTTCACTATCATGTTGTATAGCAGAAACACTTGCCATACTCAACAAACTTTTCATTTTTCTATCTCCTAAATAATGACACTGTTTTCGCCTATGAATACTGGTTCCAGAGCTATGTTCAAAAGGTGCGGTTCCACAATAACTAGAGAACGATCGCCAGCTTTTAAACCTCGTAAAATTACCTGTATGATAAATAAGTTGACAAGCAACAACAAAGCCAATTCCTCTCATGCTTCTAAGTAATTCGTAGTTTTTACTCATAGAAATATCGTCAAAAATTATTTCTTCAATTCTAATTTCTATTGCCTTGACTTGTTTTGTGAGATAGTCAATACTTCGTTTTAAACTGATACAACCTAAATCTGTTGTAGAGCTTGTTAAAAGTACTTTCATCTCTTTTAAAGTACCTTTTAAACCTGAATTATTTCTAACCAACTGATCTCTTAAAGCTAACAATCTACCCAACTCTAAATGAGCGCTACTTTTAACAGTACTTGGAGTTAATTCCTCCCGGTAAAGCCAACCATACCTAGCAATTACCTGAGCATCTAACTTATCAGTTTTTTCTTTTACAATGCCAGATGAACGTTTAATTTTTAACGGACTCTCCTCTACGTAAATAACTTTTTTACTGTGTAAATAAAGTGCCAACTTTAAGGAATAATAACCGGTATTCTCAAAACAATAAAAAACAGCACTCTCTTTTGTTGCTTTTAAAACCCATTTTATTAGGCTTTTGTAACCAGTTAAATCGTTCTTAAACTCTTTGTGTACTTGGGCATGATAACAATAAGCATCAATCGTCTTTTTTGACACATCAATTCCTACTACTTCTTGGTAATTTTTCATATTTTTACAATTAGAATGATTAAATATGTTGCAAAAACTACTTCCTTTATCGGGGTTTTATACGCCTAGTATTCCAAATGGTTCTTTGCAACTTTATAGAAACAGAGGACTCGTACGTGTAAGGGACCTTCAAATCTAAAACACGTTATAGTTCTCCTCTGTTACTACATAAAGATATTTAATACAAACTAAAGAAATACGTTGGCAACAAGCTGTAAAAAATCCGTTAAATCAAGAAAAGTAAGAATTAAATTGAAAATTTTGTATCTTTGATAAAAAACAATAACAATGGATTTAGAAGCAAGAAAAATAACGTTTGTTCAAGAATTTTTAAGACTGCAAAACGTAGAAATTGTTAGTGGGCTTGAAAAATTATTGCGAAAAAGAAAAGCTGAATTGATTGAAAACAATTTCAAACCAATGACAATGGAGCAATATGATGCTGAAATTGACCAAGCAATGGAGGATTCTAAAAATGGTCGAATGATAAAAGCAACAGATTTAAAAGCTAAAATCCAAAAATGGAGCTAGAAGTTTATTGGTTAGAACTTGCTGAAAATAAACTTGAAGATATTTACGGTTATTATTTAATAAAAGCGAACAAAAAAGTTGCCGAAAAATTAGTTAATGGAATTGTTGACTCAACAATAGGAATTGAGAAACAACCAGAAATTGGACAAATTGAAATTAGCCTAAAGCACAGAAAACAAGAGTTTAGATACCTCGTTTTTAGAAATTACAAAATAGTATATTGGATAAATTATGATTTCAACCGCATTGAAATCGCAAATGTGTTTGACACAAGGCAAGATCCCGAAAAAATAAATGAAATAAAATAAAGCCAGTTGCCAACACCGTGTAAAATTAATTACTAGTTTTAGCTAATTTACGAAAGTCCTCGCGGACTTTCTATCTGTGTTTTATTTACTAACTTTAGTGCTTAAAACACGCAACTAATCTTACACAACAACGTTGGGCACAATATGAAAATTGAAGCGTCCTGAAATAGGTTGACTAAAAATTAAACATTTAATTATAGTCACTTATGAAAACACAAAAAGAACACTGGCGAAAAAAAAGCTACGAAAAAGTAACTTTAGAACTCAAATTATCTGTCGTTGACCAAATTCAAAATGGCCAGATTTCTACAAACTTTGCTTCCATAAAATACGATATTCCTAGAACTACTATTTCATATTGGATTAGAAAATATAGTACCTTAGCTCAACAAAATAAAGGTATGAGTAAACTAGACGAAATAAAAAAACTAAAGGAACGTATTGAAGAACTAGAGTTTGTAAAGGACTTTCAGCAAGATATTATTGCCGATATGGAAATCATTACTTGAGTCGATTTGTCAAAAAAGTCGCTACCCAAAACATTAGCAAAAGAGATAGAACTAAAGAAGAAAAACATTTTAAAAGAAAATGGCTCTATCAATGTTTTGGGATTAGTAAACAAGCCTTTTACAAAAGAGAAAAAGTAAAACAAAGTAAAGCGATAAACGACACTAAAATAATTACGATGGTCAAAGAGTATCGTAAAAAAGTAAGCTCCAGAACTGGAGGTAAAAAACTCTATAAAGAACTTAAAAATCAGTTGATAGAACTAGATATTAAAATCGGTAGAGATAAGTTTTTTGATGTATTAAGACTGCATAATTTACTCGTACCTAAACTCAAAAACTACATAACTACCACAAACTCTAATAATCTATTTAAAAAACATAAAAACCTCATTCAAAACAAAATACCTACTAGACCCGAACAACTTTGGGTAAGCGATATTACATACATTAAAACAGAAAAAGGACACAACTATTTAGCAATTGTAACCGATGCATACTCTAAGAAAATTATGGGATATAAATTAGATGACCATATGAGGGTATCACTCTGTAAGGACGCTTTAAAGATGGCTTTAAAAAACAGAAAATATCCATCTAAAAAATTGATTCATCATTCTGATAGAGGTATGCAATACTGTTGCCCTGAATATACCCAGTTTGCTGAAAATAATGGAATAACAATGAGTATGACAGAGCAATATGACCCATATGAAAACGCTATTGCAGAGAGAATCAATAGAACTTTGAAATATGAATACGGACTTAGAAACTGTCTTAAAAACACTCATATTGCTCAAAAATTAGCTGAACAAGCTGTAGATATTTACAATAATTTAAGAACACATTTTAGCCTAGACTTAAGAAAACCAGCAGAAGTACATTTAAATCCAAACATCAAATACAAATCGTATCGAAAAAATAATGTAAATTTGACGGAACTTACAATTTAAAAACAAACCTAGTTCAAATTATTTTTTTGCCTTCTAAACGGCTAAAAAAAATCTTTTGAACGTCTAAATAAACCTAAAAAAAGGTCAACATATATCAGTATAATACACGTTATAGCAAATATTAAATATGTCTAATTGGAAACAAAACTTTCTGAATGAACTTAAAACTAATCCAAAACGATTTTTTCTGATTGACGCTTTCGGAGCTTTACTAACTGCAATTTCATTATTTGGAATCTTAGCACAATTGGAACCGTATTTTGGAATGCCTAAAAAGACATTATATCTATTATCTGGAATTGCCTTTTGCTTGTTTATTTACTCGATAAGCTGTAACAAGTTTATTAAGTTAAATTGCATACCTTATTTAAGAATATTAATAATTAGTAATATTATCTATTCGTTAATTTCCCTTGGACTGTTAATTAAGTATTCTGAAAAAATTACTGAACTAGGATGGGTATATTTCATCCTTGAATTATTAATAATTGGAATAATTGTTATTGCGGAATATAAATTATACTTAAATCAAGTTAGGAAATTAAATACAAAAATTTGAAAAGAAAATAAAAGTCTGCAGGTAACAAAAACCTTAGCATAAAAACATAAACTTTAAAATATATAAAGAATTAAAATATATAAAGAA
The nucleotide sequence above comes from Polaribacter butkevichii. Encoded proteins:
- a CDS encoding protein kinase domain-containing protein, with product MSNYPSRTDIVTAMRNPHVSFKSNEIIGGSVIQKGSRIIQYSGGYTTVFPFHKQTGNKVAVRLWIADIGDAKKRSLEISNYLENLNNAYFAGFKYIDDAILVNGTLHPIVLMDWVDGQTLKEYINSNITDTSKILGLAEKFKEMTAYFHKENIAHGDLQHGNILVKSDGSLVAIDYDSMFIEPLNGMSDTIKGLPGYQHPTRHSNQFVNSRLDYFSELVIYLSLLIYADTPKLWDDYYETEDLLFSKDDFANPSNSKLISSHLKSANPTISELTEKMVEELKATDISQLRPLEDLLINRREVAKDNIFDKWEKQPNPAVKKKVSLPDKNDITNKF
- a CDS encoding protein kinase domain-containing protein, with amino-acid sequence MANKQDILTSIKNLDLFLKVLALKGAKARINKNGNPFVYVGGFNMVFQLTHKSKKWAFRVWHVPMGENKERYLNISKYLTSKKLPYFAEFIYDEKGLLVNGELVDTIRMEWLDGMLFKEYIEKHLTNSSILVSLADNFLKMCQDLRDNQISHGDLQEGNILVTENGNIKLVDYDSICIPEIEGQKEFVTGLKGYQHPSRFKGGKTSLKADYFSELIIYLSILAIAEKQELWEKYQVKDTQYLLFSETDFEDLENSKIYKDLSGLSLKIDKLLAILIEYLKTVNYTELKPFLLYLAPPVITKFTSDKEVLMQGSEMSLAWEVENALKVSINNGINEVEHIGTEILKPQDNFEYVLTAIGFNETVVKKLEIKVFPTPIIKSIQVPIPLFEKTTNLEVNLPEFPHIELGINNLSNNLNVNFNNNINSSFEEIKFNSLDKNFSSLNAKKGGLKNVFQAINNSKIISRIFKNQPNEKN
- a CDS encoding DUF4407 domain-containing protein, producing the protein MKRINRFFWWCAGANIEILKECPTDHSKYFGVGGTIVFTALMASFAGGYAFFTAFKSVMPSLFFGAFWGLLIFNLDRYIVSTIGKGDGTQKITKEEWKIAAPRLLMAVLLGFVISTPLELKIFETEIQTVVERLKIDKAEDLKGRDVSFNDEYDKLNNRLTKVESDISNLTNNKKKLTENAGAYYEERKSELKVDSKQKESELNSVQSKVNRLHSNYIRAINDSLPLSTISSRKYTRDVQIGVRNKLREEKKELDHQIVELTENKGEAITNEQQKIDKQISLLITEKESLLDKKTQMETTRTAKRENYDNKVENYDGFAAHLEALSILTSEKSAIFWAKWLITLLFIFIEVAPVLFKLMAESGPYDDIMDRLKHESFVREKQKISDINDSINTSIKISTEKNQNRLDAEIAGNKALLNKMALAQAEIAEIAVEKWKEEELKKLNNGVNHIINNNGQEKNETSEKSNG
- a CDS encoding IS3 family transposase is translated as MSRFVKKVATQNISKRDRTKEEKHFKRKWLYQCFGISKQAFYKREKVKQSKAINDTKIITMVKEYRKKVSSRTGGKKLYKELKNQLIELDIKIGRDKFFDVLRLHNLLVPKLKNYITTTNSNNLFKKHKNLIQNKIPTRPEQLWVSDITYIKTEKGHNYLAIVTDAYSKKIMGYKLDDHMRVSLCKDALKMALKNRKYPSKKLIHHSDRGMQYCCPEYTQFAENNGITMSMTEQYDPYENAIAERINRTLKYEYGLRNCLKNTHIAQKLAEQAVDIYNNLRTHFSLDLRKPAEVHLNPNIKYKSYRKNNVNLTELTI
- a CDS encoding IS110 family transposase, with product MKNYQEVVGIDVSKKTIDAYCYHAQVHKEFKNDLTGYKSLIKWVLKATKESAVFYCFENTGYYSLKLALYLHSKKVIYVEESPLKIKRSSGIVKEKTDKLDAQVIARYGWLYREELTPSTVKSSAHLELGRLLALRDQLVRNNSGLKGTLKEMKVLLTSSTTDLGCISLKRSIDYLTKQVKAIEIRIEEIIFDDISMSKNYELLRSMRGIGFVVACQLIYHTGNFTRFKSWRSFSSYCGTAPFEHSSGTSIHRRKQCHYLGDRKMKSLLSMASVSAIQHDSELKLYYQKKLAEGKDKMLAINNVRNKLIARAFAVVKRGTPYVVLQNHMA
- a CDS encoding DUF6804 family protein, which encodes MVRKIKIVLVILMFLCLLDMPYGFYQFVRFVALIGFAILAYKANEENKNTEMTIYGGLAVLFQPFFKIALGREMWNIVDVIVGIGLITSLFMNRTKSQR
- a CDS encoding phospholipase D-like domain-containing protein, which translates into the protein MVKAYFENIHLQIIHHIENAQSDIKICVAWFTDFEIYSKLVDKLKEGLNIEVIVANHKFNKKSRVDFKDFLKFKGKVGYIGNLNDSSRDSFMHNKFCIIDNNIVITGSYNWSFKARMNDENILIIQDDSSLTKQFENKFFDLKPQFGFAIKNNKVALLPIENIMAKWDKKPAGKKTSNNTSNILDKF
- a CDS encoding HAD family hydrolase produces the protein MRETEQILLILDLDETLIHATEKKLDIESDFQYAEYFVYKRPNLIEFLTEMNEHFKLAVWSSADDKYVNDVVNLIKPTEIEFEFVWARSRCTLKRDYELDKYVREKRLKKIKKQGFRLEKSLIVDDSPEKTRDNFGNAIYVQPYEGNLKDNELTLLSEFLKSIKDSENVRGIEKRGWRNKNCGQHRI
- a CDS encoding type II toxin-antitoxin system RelE/ParE family toxin: MELEVYWLELAENKLEDIYGYYLIKANKKVAEKLVNGIVDSTIGIEKQPEIGQIEISLKHRKQEFRYLVFRNYKIVYWINYDFNRIEIANVFDTRQDPEKINEIK
- a CDS encoding helix-turn-helix domain-containing protein, whose amino-acid sequence is MKTQKEHWRKKSYEKVTLELKLSVVDQIQNGQISTNFASIKYDIPRTTISYWIRKYSTLAQQNKGMSKLDEIKKLKERIEELEFVKDFQQDIIADMEIIT